TCTTCTGCTCCGGCCTTTGGCCGTGGAATCTCTCCTACTCGTGCCCCTCTTTCAGACGACAGCATATGGTCATTTCCACGTCTGATAGATCGGTTCACTACACTTAAGATGCATGCATGGCTGTCGCATGCACTGTGACTAGGAGCAAAGTGATAGTGAAACTGTAACGTCTGCAGCTCCGCTTGAAGCTGCAGCATTACTGATTCGGTATTATTATACAAAAATTAAGAAAAGAAAGACTAGGAGTGGCATGGATTTATTAGTCCAGACCGGTCGCACCTAATTTGGAAGGTGACATGTGCCCAGTTGTAGCAAAAAAGAGAGCCAGGGAATGAGGCTAGCAATGAAAAcatgccacaagaaagtggtagtGCCACTAAGCATGAGCTTCATTATGAATCATATCCCTCCACCCTAAGCCACTTGGAGTATGAGCCAATCCCAGACCCTATAAAACGCGGTACCAGCACCCAGCTCTTCCCTCCTCCTCCCACTTCCTACTTCCCACTCCACACAGAGACCTCCCTGCTCTCGTCTTTATCTCCTGTCACACACAGAGAAGAGAACGAACGAGAAAAATGCCGCGCCACCTGCTGCAGCAGTCCGTCGACCGCCTCGCCGCGCTGGCCGCGCCTCCGGCGGCCGCCATGGCACGCGGCGGGACGAGCGTGCATACGGACACGCTGCTCATCCTGGCGGCGGTGCTCTGCTTCCTGCTCTGCGTGCTCGGGCTGGCCATGGTGGCCCGGTGCTCCCGCCTGTGCAACCCCTCCGCCTTCTCCGTGGACGCGCCGGGGCCAGTCGCGGCGCCATGCAAGGGGATCAAGAAGAAGGCGCTGCAAGCGCTGCCGACCGTGTCCTGGCGGCGACAGCAGAGCAcggaggcggacgaggaggagggggagcgggcGGAGTGCGCCATCTGCCTGGCGGAGTTCGCGCCCGGGGACGAGGTGCGCGTGCTCCCGACGTGCGGCCACGGCTTCCACGCCGCCTGCGTCGACGTCTGGCTGCTTTCCAACTCCACCTGCCCCTCCTGCCGCCGCGCCCTCGTCGTCGCGGCTGCCCAATTGCCAGCGGTCACCGAGTCTCCCCCTCCTCAAACGTGCTGTGCGCGCGCCGACGCCGTCGCGGCTGCACAGGCCTCGGTCGTATGGTAGTATGCAGTATGCTCGCAACGTACATATACGACATACGCATGTATATATATGGTCGCACACGTACACCCGTAGAAAATGCAAACTGTACAGCGTGCGACGATGCATCACTTGATTAGTGTCTGTAACATTTTCGTCGATGTGTAAATACTTGTACATCACCTTCAGTTAATTTCGACGGTTTTTATACGGTCTCTGACAAATGCTGGTCAAAGGTACGCCTGTGCTCTTGCATATACAGCGCACGTACGGCACCTACGCTTTTTTGAGCTAAACAAAAATATCATCGTCCGTCGTCACCAAGATGCATGCATGCCGATCCATCGCTTTGGCGCAAGAGGGGTGGGTAAAGTAAAGCGTGGTCAAGTGGAGGGAGGCGTCGatcacggcggcggcgcggcggtcgTGCTCACTCCCGTCGCGTCGCGTGGTGGCCGGCATTCGGCAAAAGTGGTGGCGCCGGGTGGGATATTTTAGGCCGTGATTTGATGTGATGTGATGAGTACAGTACGTACGCCGGGCTGCACGGACGCGTGTCCGTGTGCGtacggacggaggacgccgggccGTCGCCATGAACGATCGAGGAAGGGCTCTCGTCCGGTTCATGGCGACGTGCAACAAATGCAACGACCGGTCGGCGTACGCGCCATCAACTATGCGCGTGTTTGCCTTTGTGCATTCGTATCTGGTTGTTTGTGCGGAA
This window of the Triticum aestivum cultivar Chinese Spring chromosome 5D, IWGSC CS RefSeq v2.1, whole genome shotgun sequence genome carries:
- the LOC123122550 gene encoding RING-H2 finger protein ATL80, with translation MPRHLLQQSVDRLAALAAPPAAAMARGGTSVHTDTLLILAAVLCFLLCVLGLAMVARCSRLCNPSAFSVDAPGPVAAPCKGIKKKALQALPTVSWRRQQSTEADEEEGERAECAICLAEFAPGDEVRVLPTCGHGFHAACVDVWLLSNSTCPSCRRALVVAAAQLPAVTESPPPQTCCARADAVAAAQASVVW